The following are from one region of the Capsicum annuum cultivar UCD-10X-F1 chromosome 1, UCD10Xv1.1, whole genome shotgun sequence genome:
- the LOC107867785 gene encoding uncharacterized protein LOC107867785 isoform X11, with protein sequence MDYNDNDYQSHLSGEDSSKVSSVLHPYALPKFDFDDSLQGHLRFDSLVENEVFLGIPTQEDNHWIEDFSRGSSGIEFSSSATDSCSIPRRNNVWSEATSTESVEMLLKSVGQEEMVRGDTIMEESDAGNELGCLIQPAASSLKLDDKRDDVKGSSSAAPADESVEFTGSFSRCERTKIEDVHIVCAPERQGMGPIADGCSDIAGERCSEVNTEEKLQTEIKSVDENLGEAKTLQSESLPDNSNRQPSVPVIQSAINECLTDSLPASTEILASQHNSTNCHSGNTSGLPSEHHKPEEKQISVSKESSMGDEKSRGCAVESETCTSNASPPSLASLKLEVVKEIPTETRMIKSEEPCVQDSECGLSTEGCKEDISSVGSAERVFSKDLKDNLQVVGNSILCEVKEASVSSICLDTRDTDNQEGSSKGRIEKVSSMQMSDGLTASPEKEVNNLDGHSPLNLVTSEACAVSEISEPSKENNGNGIHSLEGSSNIQEASVSTELVETPVPENLETGNDADRVSQGYACAGDHVPLPVPAGSMDICGESFSRVVDVDTTNADVSGDKEQEKVLPVENEMERSCVRDHGVRSSSMEGESEQISDQGHRSKFESSTLNNQALDVGFDDRNLILGGDSVSVPLLSGSDAIATEIVDHDEKLKPVSVMGGSGHFAGKGEMQVVLSAEAEVSTVKESSEGAGQDNPDTASHVEQAAIAEANIECCKHVEECATNSGSIIKEDAVFGAGAEAAPLEKNKEMKRETVKLVEVGVEGSSDVIGGRKEDSVAVQSCTALSLSEKKTTKSRRRAVVKNVAPLVDTTEIGGKAQPTSIASGENASNKADRSFTFDVSPLVGNAKGEADKSITSTQACLPTELKAGDRLHLTSASKQTDTKIMQEISHASPLVPDKGTPSGGAKSDRKARRGSGKSGKENPRKGSQLKEINSSKQSDRGNKSSVQCSPSVAVQKMQFEAGTVERNITKSSGAVSFPTSNLPDLNTSSPASVLFHQPFTDQQQVQLRAQIFVYGTLIQGTAPDEACMVSAFGTSDGGRSLWEPAWRACVERVHGQRSRGGNNETPSHPRSEMRNAGPRTPDQANKQAVHQNKVTTSAAGRASGKATNSPVISPMVSLSSPLWNMPTPSRDGLSSARGAVVDYKALSSMHPYQTPPAQTFVGHTASWLPQAPFPGPWVASPQNSAFDISAQLPALPVTESVKLTPVKESSLSISAGAKHAPPGSVAHAGDSGILSGASLHENKQASVLPAQYSADQKSRKRKKASSTEDRAQKTKLGTSSESVTAPVVCTQLSNKAPSSDEFGQLSSVAVVPLVAHGQTGAASVPIIGGHFSTSVVIAPPSSSVPKNTSEIPITSGPSSAGICKRELDLGKKTKTSNNLSKVEEAKLQAEDAATNAAAAVSHCQDVWSQLDNNKNSDLPSDIEVKLTSAAVAVAAATSVAKAAAAAAKLASNAALQAKLMADEAMMAYDANNPSQTNAAAFPNIVNNLGSATPASVLKGQDVGNGSSSIIFAAREASRRRIEAASAASRHAENLDAIVKAAELAAEAVSHAGKVVTLADPLPLTQLVEAGPDSYWKVSQTLSGQVVKANKVNEDESAIPIVEKAPGIFSKRSEGPSVEEMHPTIPDFQPTTVSGNIVEDDMRNEEVIQTPVTGVEKDVRGAKGHSKPEGSKTIGLVAESSHDLVEACGDVESSRMQEGSLVEVFKDSDDGKRAWYSAKVLTLKNGKALVCYTDHQSDEGLEQLKDWVPLDVGSDELPRIRPVHPVTALQGEKKRRRAAVKEYTWYVGDRVDAWIDYRWREGVIAEKNKRDETTFSVNFPAYGDTAVVRAWHLRPTLVWKDGEWVELSRSRHDFLSQSDTPKEKRMKLGNHAGEDTGNDGLSKKMDPLVPVTNEPATLLPLSVNEKTFNIGISKDDDKPNTLRTMRSGLQKEGSKVFGVPKPGKKRKFMEVSKHYDSDKGSKSNVPPGSAKFTKYLMPQATGTGGWKINSRTDLKEKQAIEARRKLPKPGAEDPVKFRSEALPTNIPKKASTSLNRGEGMKKKIPVSNLKSSKVELKDKMIPETNEPRRSNRRIQPTSRLLEGLQSSLIISKLPSVSHDKSSRSHSRGASR encoded by the exons ATGGATTACAATGACAATGATTATCAAAGTCATTTAAGTGGTGAAGACAGCTCCAAAGTTTCCTCTGTTTTGCATCCCTATGCTCTTCCCAAGTTCGATTTTGACGATAGTCTTCAGGGGCATTTAAGATTTGACAGCTTAGTTGAGAACGAGGTTTTCCTTGGTATCCCCACTCAGGAAGACAATCATTGGATAGAGGATTTTTCTCGGGGAAGTAGTGGAATAGAGTTCAGTTCAAGTGCTACAGATTCTTGCTCCATACCAAGACGTAATAATGTCTGGTCTGAGGCAACATCAACAGAATCTGTTGAAATGTTATTGAAATCAGTTGGTCAGGAAGAAATGGTTCGAGGGGACACTATTATGGAGGAGTCAGATGCTGGTAATGAATTGGGTTGCTTAATCCAGCCAGCAGCATCTAGTTTGAAGTTGGATGATAAAAGAGATGATGTTAAAGGCTCCAGCTCAGCAGCTCCTGCGGACGAGTCAGTTGAGTTTACTGGTTCATTTTCTAGGTGTGAGAGAACAAAGATAGAAGATGTTCATATTGTATGTGCTCCAGAAAGGCAGGGGATGGGACCTATTGCTGATGGATGTTCTGACATTGCTGGTGAGAGATGTTCTGAAGTTAATACTGAGGAGAAGTTACAGACTGAAATAAAAAGTGTTGATGAGAATCTAGGGGAAGCTAAAACATTACAAAGTGAATCTCTACCTGATAACTCTAATAGGCAACCATCCGTTCCTGTAATTCAAAGTGCAATTAACGAGTGTCTTACAGATTCTCTTCCTGCGAGTACAGAGATTTTGGCTAGTCAGCATAATTCAACCAACTGTCATAGTGGGAATACAAGTGGTCTACCAAGTGAACACCACAAACCAGAGGAGAAACAAATATCTGTGAGCAAAGAGTCGAGTATGGGTGATGAGAAGTCCCGTGGATGTGCTGTTGAAAGTGAAACCTGTACCTCTAATGCCAGTCCTCCCTCTCTTGCTTCTTTAAAACTTGAAGTAGTCAAAGAGATTCCAACTGAAACCAGAATGATTAAATCAGAGGAACCTTGTGTGCAGGATAGTGAATGCGGTCTTAGTACTGAGGGATGCAAAGAAGATATTTCTTCTGTAGGATCAGCTGAGAGGGTTTTCTCCAAAGACTTGAAAGATAATCTACAGGTTGTAGGTAATAGCATACTATGTGAGGTTAAGGAGGCATCTGTAAGTTCGATTTGTTTAGATACGAGAGACACCGATAACCAAGAAGGCAGCTCCAAGGGTCGGATAGAGAAGGTATCTTCTATGCAGATGTCAGATGGACTGACTGCTTCCCCTGAGAAAGAGGTGAATAATCTGGACGGTCATTCCCCACTTAATCTTGTCACTTCGGAGGCATGTGCAGTATCAGAGATCTCTGAGCCGTCAAAAGAGAATAATGGTAATGGTATTCATTCTTTAGAAGGTTCAAGTAATATACAAGAGGCATCTGTTTCTACTGAACTTGTGGAGACGCCAGTACCTGAGAATTTAGAAACTGGAAATGATGCTGATAGGGTTTCCCAAGGATATGCATGTGCTGGAGACCATGTCCCCTTGCCTGTGCCTGCTGGATCCATGGACATATGTGGAGAAAGCTTCTCCCGTGTGGTTGATGTTGATACTACTAATGCAGATGTCTCTGGTGATAAGGAACAGGAGAAAGTGCTGCCTGTGGAAAATGAGATGGAGAGATCATGTGTGCGTGACCATGGGGTTAGATCCTCCTCTATGGAGGGAGAATCTGAACAAATCTCTGACCAAGGTCATAGATCAAAATTTGAATCTTCCACATTGAATAATCAAG CATTAGATGTTGGGTTTGACGATAGGAACTTAATCTTAGGTGGTGACTCAGTGAGTGTTCCGTTGCTTTCTGGTAGTGATGCAATTGCAACTGAAATAGTTGATCATGATGAAAAGTTGAAGCCAGTGTCGGTTATGGGAGGTTCTGGTCATTTTGCAGGAAAGGGAGAAATGCAAGTTGTTCTCAGTGCGGAAGCAGAAGTGTCAACAGTTAAGGAGTCTTCTGAGGGGGCAGGCCAG GATAATCCTGACACGGCAAGCCATGTTGAGCAAGCGGCAATTGCTGAAGCAAATATTGAGTGCTGCAAGCATGTGGAAGAATGTGCAACCAATAGTGGTTCAATCATCAAAGAGGATGCTGTTTTTGGAGCTGGAGCTGAGGCTGCGCctcttgaaaagaataaggagatGAAAAGAGAAACAGTGAAATTGGTAGAAGTTGGAG TTGAGGGAAGTTCGGACGTTATTGGTGGACGTAAAGAAGATTCTGTTGCTGTCCAAAGTTGTACTGCGCTTTCACTAAGTGAAAAGAAAACGACCAAGAGCCGAAGAAGGGCTGTAGTTAAGAATGTTGCTCCCCTTGTCGATACAACTGAAATTGGTGGTAAAGCACAGCCCACCTCCATAGCTTCAGGAGAAAATGCTTCTAATAAAGCAGATAGGAGCTTTACTTTTGATGTAAGTCCATTGGTTGGTAATGCTAAGGGAGAAGCTGACAAATCAATCACCAGTACTCAAGCCTGCCTTCCAACTGAG TTGAAGGCTGGGGATAGACTACATTTGACATCTGCCAGCAAGCAAACTGATACTAAGATCATGCAGGAAATTTCTCATGCAAGTCCTCTGGTACCTGATAAAGGGACTCCATCTGGGGGTGCCAAGAGTGATCGCAAGGCAAGACGCGGCTCAGGGAAATCAGGTAAAGAAAACCCTAGGAAGGGAAGCCAATTGAAGGAAATAAACTCATCGAAGCAGTCGGATAGAGGAAATAAATCTTCTGTTCAGTGTAGCCCCTCTGTGGCTGTGCAGAAAATGCAATTTGAAGCGGGAACTGTTGAACGCAATATTACAAAGTCCAGCGGGGCTGTTTCCTTTCCAACTTCAAATTTACCTGATTTGAACACTTCTTCTCCTGCATCTGTATTGTTCCATCAGCCTTTCACAGATCAACAACAAGTGCAACTGCGAGCTCAAATTTTTGTTTATGGGACTCTGAT ACAAGGTACAGCACCAGACGAGGCTTGTATGGTTTCAGCTTTTGGGACATCTG ATGGAGGCCGAAGTCTTTGGGAACCTGCATGGCGTGCTTGTGTTGAAAGGGTTCATGGACAGAGATCTCGCGGTGGAAACAATGAAACTCCATCTCATCCACGTTCAG AAATGAGAAATGCAGGTCCCAGAACTCCAGATCAAGCAAACAAGCAGGCTGTGCATCAAAATAAAGTTACTACTTCGGCAGCTGGACGAGCAAGCGGCAAGGCTACCAATTCACCTGTTATTAGTCCAATGGTATCACTTTCGTCCCCTCTTTGGAATATGCCTACTCCCTCCCGCGATGGGCTATCCTCCGCCAGAGGAGCTGTTGTTGATTATAAGGCACTTTCTTCTATGCATCCCTATCAGACTCCACCAGCACAAACTTTTGTGGGGCACACTGCCTCTTGGCTACCACAAGCCCCTTTTCCTGGTCCGTGGGTTGCTTCTCCACAAAATTCTGCATTTGATATTAGTGCACAGCTTCCTGCATTGCCTGTTACAGAGTCTGTGAAATTAACCCCTGTAAAGGAGTCATCCTTGTCCATTTCTGCTGGTGCAAAGCATGCACCGCCTGGTTCGGTGGCTCATGCTGGGGATAGTGGTATCCTGTCTGGAGCTTCTCTGCATGAAAACAAGCAGGCCTCAGTGTTGCCTGCCCAGTATTCAGCTGATCAGAAATCTAGAAAGAGAAAAAAGGCATCCAGTACTGAGGATCGTGCTCAAAAAACCAAGCTTGGCACCTCTTCTGAATCAGTTACTGCCCCTGTCGTttgtactcagttatcaaataagGCTCCTTCATCTGATGAGTTTGGCCAGTTATCATCAGTTGCTGTTGTACCGTTGGTTGCTCATGGCCAGACAGGAGCTGCATCTGTTCCCATAATTGGTGGCCATTTTTCTACATCAGTTGTCATCGCACCACCTTCTAGCTCTGTACCTAAAAACACTTCTGAAATACCGATCACCTCAGGCCCATCTTCCGCTGGTATCTGTAAGAGAGAGCTCGATttagggaaaaagaccaaaactTCAAATAACTTGAGCAAAGTTGAGGAAGCTAAGCTGCAGGCAGAGGATGCTGCCACAAATGCTGCTGCTGCAGTTAGTCACTGCCAAGATGTGTGGAGCCAGTTAGATAATAACAAGAATTCTGATTTGCCGTCGGATATTGAGGTTAAGCTGACATCTGCTGCCGTTGCTGTAGCAGCTGCTACTTCTGTTGCAAAGGCAGCCGCTGCAGCTGCTAAGCTTGCATCAAATGCTGCATTGCAAGCTAAACTGATGGCGGATGAGGCAATGATGGCATATGATGCGAATAATCCTTCTCAAACCAATGCGGCCGCTTTCCCTAATATTGTGAACAACTTGGGGAGTGCCACTCCTGCTTCAGTACTGAAAGGTCAAGATGTTGGCAATGGTTCTAGTTCAATTATATTTGCTGCTAGGGAGGCGTCGAGGAGAAGGATAGAAGCAGCTTCAGCTGCATCAAGGCATGCTGAGAATTTGGATGCTATAGTTAAGGCTGCGGAATTGGCAGCTGAAGCTGTGTCACATGCCGGGAAAGTTGTTACGTTGGCTGATCCTTTGCCTCTGACTCAATTAGTAGAAGCTGGTCCAGATAGCTACTGGAAAGTTTCCCAAACACTCTCTGGGCAGGTTGTCAAGGCAAACAAGGTAAATGAGGATGAATCGGCTATCCCCATCGTTGAAAAGGCTCCTGGCATCTTTTCCAAGCGATCTGAGGGTCCATCTGTTGAAGAGATGCATCCCACGATCCCTGATTTCCAGCCTACTACTGTATCTGGTAATATCGTTGAGGACGACATGAGGAATGAAGAAGTTATTCAAACTCCCGTTACAGGTGTTGAGAAGGATGTAAGAGGAGCAAAGGGTCATAGTAAGCCAGAGGGGAGTAAGACGATAGGCCTAGTTGCCGAGTCATCCCATGATCTGGTGGAAGCATGTGGAGACGTCGAAAGCTCTAGGATGCAAGAGGGTTCCCTCGTGGAG GTTTTTAAAGATAGTGATGATGGTAAGAGAGCCTGGTACTCTGCCAAAGTGTTGACCTTGAAGAACGGAAAAGCTCTTGTTTGTTACACCGACCATCAGTCTGATGAAG GACTTGAACAGTTAAAGGACTGGGTACCTCTAGATGTTGGAAGTGATGAACTACCAAGGATACGTCCTGTGCATCCAGTGACTGCTTTGCAAGGAGAGAAAAAGAGACGAAGAGCAGCTGTTAAGGAGTATACTTGGTATGTAGGAGATAGAGTTGATGCATGGATTGACTACCG CTGGCGCGAGGGTGTCATTGCGGAGAAGAACAAAAGGGACGAGACTACATTTAGTGTCAACTTTCCAG CTTATGGAGATACTGCAGTTGTCAGAGCATGGCATCTCCGACCAACTCTTGTATGGAAGGATGGAGAGTGGGTTGAGTTGTCTAGGTCAAGACATGACTTCTTGTCCCAG AGTGATACACCTAAGGAGAAGCGAATGAAGCTGGGCAATCATGCTGGTGAGGATACTGGAAATGACGGTCTATCAAAAAAAATGGATCCATTGGTGCCAGTGACAAATGAACCAGCAACACTGCTTCCTTTGTCTGTCAATGAAAAAACATTTAATATTGGGATTAGCAAAGATGACGATAAGCCCAACACTCTTCGTACAATGAGGTCTGGTTTGCAGAAAGAGGGATCAAAAGTTTTTGGTGTTCCTAAACCAGGAAAGAAAAGGAAGTTTATGGAAGTGAGCAAGCATTATGATTCAGACAAGGGATCTAAGAGTAACGTGCCACCTGGTTCAGCCAAGTTCACAAAATATTTGATGCCTCAAGCAACAGGAACTGGTGGATGGAAGATCAATTCTAGAACTGATCTGAAGGAGAAACAGGCAATTGAAGCTCGACGGAAACTTCCTAAACCAG GGGCTGAAGATCCCGTGAAATTTCGTTCCGAAGCTCTTCCCACCAACATACCAAAGAAAGCTTCAACATCATTAAACAGAGGGGAGGGCATGAAGAAGAAAATCCCCGTATCCAATTTGAAGTCGAGTAAAGTTGAACTAAAGGACAAAATGATACCTGAAACTAATGAACCCCGCAGGTCAAACCGAAGGATTCAACCAACATCAAGG TTATTGGAGGGACTACAAAGCTCGTTGATCATCTCTAAGTTACCATCTGTTTCACATGATAAAAGTAGCAGAAGTCACAGCAGGGGTGCATCAAG GTAA